The window ctaaagaaatttaaaatttaaagaatcaaGGAAATCCAaccatatataaaaaataattttaatattatatatatacataaatacataataatataaCTTTGTGgagaaatttttttctaatgaaCCCTTGCGCACCTAGCTATCTTCATTTCTGCCTTAATATTACTCCAAATGCCTTAATATTACTCCAAATTATAGTATGGCCCTCAACTTTAATAGACTAATGGACTTATATTAATAAAGCAATATGATAATTCTAAGTAGTACTAAAGtacttttatgtttttaaatgCCATGATGGAATTCACAGGTGCTGCTGGTTCTATTAgaatctttttatatatatataaatttatgttaGGGCCTATATTATGTTTAGGTTTAATTTAGTGGCCAtaagtatgaaaaaaaaattctagtgTTTGACCTGCCAATAgagttgctattttttttttcttcaaaattttgctGCTTTCATTCAGACCCCCTAGGTAATAGCTAGAGCTATGTTAATTTGTACTTTTAATTTACACACACACATAGTAGAGTAGTAGACTAGCTGAGGAACCTTGATAAATCTTCTCATCTACTTGTTCAAAATCATATGCAGCTTTTGGTCATTTCTGCAAAAATGTTCCCACAGCCACCCTACTAAGCTTCAATTTGGTAATTCTTGGGTACATAAAATCACCCTTAATAAAAACAAACAGTTCAAAAACCTAGATGCATAGTGTATGTGTGTCATGTTTaccataaatttaaaaagaaaatttgacATTAATTATTAGACCAGGTGTAGcactgcatatttttttttttggttttcatcCTAGCTAGAGTCCTACTTTGGATCCGACTAATCTAGATTCGTATTGAAAAGTCTCATTTTGGAGAGTAAAATAAAACCACGACTTCATATTTAGGACTCGAACACGTGTTTACCATTTCAccacaaacttttttttttttttttggtttcccatccggtCTCCGGTAACttcattggagcccgactaatccggattaTGTCTTTCGGGGGGTAGCGcttccaacagagttttctccatgcccaGAGTCGAATCCTCGATCTCTGGTTAAGGATGGAGCAGCCCTATCTGCTGCACCACAACTCATATTGGTATTTAGCTTAGTATTATGTTTTTATATCTGAATTCCCTTAGTGAAAATCTGAACTACACGAGTTTCAACTTAAAATGGTGTCAAAGAAGGCAAGAGGTCTTGTATTCAAATGATCTCACAGCCaaccaaaagcaaaaaaaaaaaaaaatgaaatttcacGGGTTTGACTAATGAAAAAGAATCATGTTCACACGTGTGATATAATTAACTACACGTACCGGCCTAGTCATGCCAAAAACTAAATATTAAGTCAACAACACTTCCAAATGCCACTTCATCTCGTCCCATTCGTCTTCAAGACAACACACTAATATAGAGCTAAAGCTTAATTCCACATGATTATGATCACATACTTCAATAATACcacaaaaaaataggaaaaattataaGTGGATGGGAATATGTGGGGCAAAAGACTTTACATTACATAAAAGGGATGTTTTGTAACTTTGAGTTGAAATCAAACTTTGTTGTCCCATGTTAAGGTGCAAAATCTAGTTCCATTTTATAACATGTTTTTTGTACCATATAGTTACTCTCCAATTGGATCCCTAGATTCAAGCCAAACTAGTACATCTATCTACTAGATTTTTATGAGtgcaaaatttctcaaaagctgttttcactttaaaataataataataataataataataaacagttaattctctttttttttctctctaccCCATTTTGTCAGATTTTGTATTTGGTTTCACTTTTCAACCCTCCTCTCAAGTCTCAAACATCTCTTTTACATTATATAACTTAAGTTTTGTATATAAATTTCCAATATTACATGAAATTAAACAATGACAATCGATAACTCTTCATATATCTCTCCTATCGCGATGTCATAAGATGTAAAAGGAGGTAAGGTTGGCACCCTTCATATTAATAAGTCATGAAAGATAAGAGGGATAGGCTGCTATATAAACATTTAATTATACACTAATCATAAtgtaaaattaatctttttaaacTGACAGTGTACAAAACTTTAATTATAATTCTACATTAAAAAGACCATTAAGactagagaaaagaaaagaagttaAACATAGCATAGGGAAATaaagcaaaataatatgaaaaaaactaCACTAAAATCCATCTTGAAATCGATCCAAATGTTGATGTTTCCCAGTAGAGCCACTTCCATTATTGCCAAGTCCAAGTCCATGTCCTATTGGTGCACCAATGCAAGtgtaattattgttgttgttgttgttaccatgATCAGACGCTAAAGCGGATGATCCCATGAAGTTATTCATAGTAGTACTTGTCGAGTGTGTGTTGGATCCTGATAGTACGTGGCCAAGGTAGTAGTCATTTGTTTGGGATGGATATTGATGATGAGATGAGAATGAAACCATACGTGGTGGAGACGCGTACATgtatggtggttgtgatggtggtggtggcaaAAGAGTGTTGGTGGTGGAGTTGCCTGAAAATAACCTTGTTGTTGGATAAAGCGATGGTGGTGGTGGTCGATATGACAATGTTGGATCACCTATGTTTGTTGATTGGTGATAACCTCCATGAGGAATTGTCTGGCAACTGCAAATATGTCAAAGAAAAAATCGAGTTTAAATTTCATGCACTGacgaaatatattaaaataaccaAAGATAAATTTCTCTAGTAAGTTTTTGTTAGTATAACAACTTGATAGGAATGACAAACATACTATAACATGTTAAACTATATTGATGGCGTAAAAAATAGTTGgattataaatgtatatataacataaattaaaaaaaaaattcaatattactaGCCAAAAGAGAAAATCCAATGAAAATCAGTACTCCTTCTATTACATTTTATGGtcttaaatatttcataaaaatattttatatgactgtacaaaattatgattaaattaaAGTTACAATGAGAATtccaaaagtaaaaaaagaaaaatcagaatacataaaagtatttttcttttttggaaaagACTTTTTTGAAGTGAAAGACTAAAGATATATAAATAGTCGCTAGTTCAACTATATGTATAGTTTATGTTATAGTTTGTGTATAATCGTATAAAATTATTGCATATCGATTTTAAAAAGTAAACAGTAAATTCGATCAGCTAAAATCGATACGTACCTTAGGTGATGAGGAGGAATTAGGTTATCATTGTTGAAGACAAGTTGACGAGCTCGATTTAGTGTTTCTGTCTCCCTCTCTAtttcacaaattaaaaaaaaaaaaaaagaagaagaagaagaagaagaatacaattaaaaaaattaaaagttaaaaaaaatcaaatcaaagaataTTTATTCCATTTATTTCCACCCAACCAACAGTTACTACTATTTTTGTTATGAAAACAAGATTGACATGACTACGCTTCTGGGAATAAAAATCATTGGCCAATACTGTTAACACCTCAAAATTATAaccccaaaaaaggaaaaaaaaaattaaaaatatttttaaaaattgtagcTCCTTCACTTTACTAATTCATTTTGCAGAAAATTGTCTTGTTTTTGTTAgtagaaattaaaataaagaaaataaagtaaaagatataataatttttacactATCAGACAGCAATTCGGAGGCAGGATTTTTagatatacatataaaaaataatttaacttataTAGAATAATTTTTTGGCGAAGAAATGAACATCCTTCTATCTCTCTAGCTCCGCAACAACCATCAAAGTCACATTATTTGTAGATTTAGAAGGTAACATGCCTTAATTTTAAGATAATAAATCTAATATAAGTATGTTTTAGTAACCCAACCTAAGTAGTACTCATATTGAAATCCTTAGAAACCAAGTACGACCGACCTACatatctttaaaaaagaaaaaagacatctCGATACACTAGCTTCCTGCTATGCATCAATTTGAAAAAGAATCCGATCACAAGAGACTGTTAATTTCcatcacaagaaagaaaatgttgGATTGGACGGTCGTCATATTGAATCTCTAATTAAGAACCATCACAAGTACGATCAACCTATACATTTTTGAACGAAAACATCATATCATCCAACATAACCTAGAATAAGAAGGTGACNNNNNNNNNNNNNNNNNNNNNNNNNNNNNNNNNNNNNNNNNNNNNNNNNNNNNNNNNNNNNNNNNNNNNNNNNNNNNNNNNNNNNNNNNNNNNNNNNNNNNNNNNNNNNNNNNNNNNNNNNNNNNNNNNNNNNNNNNNNNNNNNNNNNNNNNNNNNNNNNNNNNNNNNNNNNNNNNNNNNNNNNNNNNNNNNNNNNNNNNNNNNNNNNNNNNNNNNNNNNNNNNNNNNNNNNNNNNNNNNNNNNNNNNNNNNNNNNNNNNNNNNNNNNNNNNNNNNNNNNNNNNNNNNNNNNNNNNNNNNNNNNNNNNNNNNNNNNNNNNNNNNNNNNNNNNNNNNNNNNNNNNNNNNNNNNNNNNNNNNNNNNNNNNNNNNNNNNNNNNNNNNNNNNNNNNNNNNNNNNNNNNNNNNNNNNNNNNNNNNNNNNNNNNNNNNNNNNNNNNNNNNNNNNNNNNNNNNNNNNNNNNNNNNNNNNNNNNNNNNNNNNNNNNNNNNNNNNNNNNNNNNNNNNNNNNNNNNNNNNNNNNNNNNNNNNNNNNNNNNNNNNNNNNNNNNNNNNNNNNNNNNNNNNNNNNNNNNNNNNN of the Capsicum annuum cultivar UCD-10X-F1 chromosome 11, UCD10Xv1.1, whole genome shotgun sequence genome contains:
- the LOC107846856 gene encoding zinc finger protein JAGGED isoform X1, with product MSPERNPLDLNNLPEDSCRDGKQVLEGSSSSSGGYRKKKSGSKDGKEDCGKVYECRFCSLKFCKSQALGGHMNRHRQERETETLNRARQLVFNNDNLIPPHHLSCQTIPHGGYHQSTNIGDPTLSYRPPPPSLYPTTRLFSGNSTTNTLLPPPPSQPPYMYASPPRMVSFSSHHQYPSQTNDYYLGHVLSGSNTHSTSTTMNNFMGSSALASDHGNNNNNNNYTCIGAPIGHGLGLGNNGSGSTGKHQHLDRFQDGF
- the LOC107846856 gene encoding zinc finger protein JAGGED isoform X2 is translated as MSPERNPLDLNNLPEDSCRDGKQVLEGGYRKKKSGSKDGKEDCGKVYECRFCSLKFCKSQALGGHMNRHRQERETETLNRARQLVFNNDNLIPPHHLSCQTIPHGGYHQSTNIGDPTLSYRPPPPSLYPTTRLFSGNSTTNTLLPPPPSQPPYMYASPPRMVSFSSHHQYPSQTNDYYLGHVLSGSNTHSTSTTMNNFMGSSALASDHGNNNNNNNYTCIGAPIGHGLGLGNNGSGSTGKHQHLDRFQDGF